From a region of the bacterium genome:
- the mutY gene encoding A/G-specific adenine glycosylase, with translation MKPGSRLAAALLSWYDANRRELPWRKTSGTARAEPAEAYSVLVSEFMLQQTTVTAVIPYFERWMRTYPTVKALAGADEEGVIRAWEGLGYYSRARNLHAAAKEISTRYGGQVPREPLDLKKLPGIGEYTAAAVASIAYGARVPALDANNIRVWSRLLATSDKKRIAAVFGRIIPADRSGDFNQALMDLGSSVCTPKAPRCAGCPLAAWCRALRLEQVELFPQKRPRPETTHIEAAIGIILKDGTALVQKRPQGGLFSGMWEFPGGKIRGSESAYVRESVNAKNQRTKQSRSYAHTLHAHTHIRKPPPGESPEEAMVREVREETGLRVQVCEKLGIFTHTYTRFRVKLHVFICKREAGTVTNPEARWVTLEELEALPMPGVNRRIVRKFEERLKAGCGERSGPMENVE, from the coding sequence TTGAAACCTGGATCCAGACTCGCCGCTGCCTTACTCTCCTGGTACGACGCCAACCGGCGTGAGCTTCCATGGCGCAAAACATCCGGAACCGCCCGTGCCGAGCCTGCCGAGGCATATTCGGTTCTGGTTTCCGAGTTCATGCTCCAGCAGACCACGGTGACCGCCGTCATCCCCTACTTTGAGCGCTGGATGCGCACCTACCCCACCGTCAAAGCGCTGGCGGGTGCCGATGAAGAGGGGGTGATCCGTGCCTGGGAGGGACTCGGTTACTACTCCCGGGCGAGGAACCTGCACGCAGCAGCTAAAGAGATCTCGACCCGGTACGGAGGGCAGGTTCCCCGGGAGCCCCTCGATCTCAAGAAACTCCCCGGTATCGGAGAGTACACGGCCGCCGCGGTGGCTTCCATCGCCTACGGGGCGCGTGTCCCCGCCCTGGACGCCAACAACATCCGGGTCTGGTCCCGGCTCCTGGCCACCTCCGATAAAAAACGTATCGCTGCGGTTTTTGGCCGCATCATCCCCGCTGATCGCTCCGGCGATTTCAACCAGGCCCTCATGGACCTCGGGTCGTCGGTCTGTACACCCAAGGCACCCCGATGCGCCGGGTGTCCCCTGGCTGCCTGGTGCCGGGCCTTGAGACTGGAGCAGGTGGAGCTGTTCCCACAGAAAAGGCCCAGGCCCGAGACGACCCACATCGAGGCTGCTATCGGTATTATCTTGAAAGACGGAACGGCCCTTGTACAAAAAAGGCCGCAAGGCGGCCTTTTTTCCGGGATGTGGGAGTTTCCGGGAGGGAAGATCCGTGGGTCCGAAAGTGCGTATGTGCGTGAATCCGTGAACGCGAAAAACCAGCGAACAAAGCAGAGCAGATCTTACGCACATACGCTCCACGCCCACACGCACATACGTAAGCCTCCTCCCGGCGAAAGCCCGGAGGAGGCCATGGTTCGCGAGGTACGGGAGGAGACGGGCCTGCGGGTCCAGGTTTGCGAAAAGCTGGGGATCTTTACCCACACCTACACCCGGTTCCGGGTAAAGCTCCACGTGTTCATCTGCAAACGCGAAGCGGGGACGGTGACAAATCCGGAAGCGAGATGGGTGACGCTGGAGGAACTGGAGGCGCTGCCCATGCCTGGCGTCAATCGCCGCATCGTGAGGAAATTTGAGGAACGGCTGAAAGCCGGATGCGGCGAGCGGTCAGGCCCAATGGAGAACGTAGAATAA
- a CDS encoding ABC transporter permease, which produces MKTLFFASATIWQREVIRYLRSPSRIIGSLGMPFFFLAFLGMGLQSAFGMRPGGERYLDYIAPGIVGMVLLFSSTVAGISVIWDRQFGFLKEMLVAPIPRLAIVLGRTAGGTTTASIQALLMLGISILLGLRVPTPTGFLFILAFMALIGVSFTSLGVAMASRMEDPHGFQLIFNFLIMPIFFLSGAFFPLDQLPTALRVAAYLNPLTYGVDGLRWALLGQSAMGPALDLAVLGTVSAAFLTLGALLFRGARM; this is translated from the coding sequence ATGAAAACTCTTTTTTTCGCATCCGCCACCATCTGGCAGCGAGAAGTGATCCGCTACCTCAGGTCGCCCTCCCGGATCATCGGCAGCCTGGGCATGCCCTTTTTCTTCCTCGCCTTCCTGGGGATGGGGCTCCAGTCCGCTTTCGGCATGCGGCCCGGCGGCGAGCGCTACCTGGACTACATCGCCCCCGGTATCGTGGGCATGGTCCTCCTCTTCTCCTCCACCGTGGCGGGCATCTCGGTTATCTGGGACCGCCAGTTCGGGTTTTTAAAGGAGATGCTGGTGGCTCCCATCCCGCGCCTCGCCATCGTCCTGGGGCGCACCGCCGGGGGGACCACCACGGCTTCCATCCAGGCCCTGCTCATGCTGGGGATCAGCATCCTCCTCGGGCTCCGGGTCCCGACTCCGACAGGGTTCCTCTTCATCCTGGCCTTCATGGCCCTCATCGGCGTGTCGTTCACCAGCCTCGGGGTGGCCATGGCATCCCGCATGGAGGACCCCCACGGGTTCCAGCTCATCTTCAATTTCCTCATCATGCCCATCTTCTTCCTGTCGGGAGCTTTCTTCCCCCTGGACCAGCTTCCAACGGCCCTTCGGGTCGCCGCCTACCTGAACCCCCTCACCTACGGTGTGGACGGCCTGCGCTGGGCTCTCCTGGGACAGTCGGCCATGGGCCCGGCCCTGGACCTGGCGGTGTTAGGAACGGTCTCGGCCGCCTTCCTGACCCTGGGAGCGCTGCTGTTCCGGGGAGCGAGGATGTAG
- a CDS encoding nucleotidyl transferase AbiEii/AbiGii toxin family protein, translated as MAWLSGIQHGLLPAEAGRDRHKCGAGKMHALLCRGWGNRVKGRDWYDFVWYVGRGTDLDLRHLEARVRRSGHYTEHGPLTEERFLEIVKENIFGLDVDKAKADVVKFLSDVSSIEVWSRDFFLNVAGRVKFSKRS; from the coding sequence ATGGCATGGCTATCCGGAATCCAGCATGGACTTCTCCCTGCTGAAGCCGGAAGAGATCGCCACAAATGTGGCGCCGGGAAGATGCACGCCCTCCTCTGCCGAGGATGGGGCAATAGAGTGAAGGGCAGGGATTGGTATGACTTCGTATGGTATGTGGGACGTGGCACTGACCTCGACCTCCGGCATCTTGAGGCCAGGGTGCGCCGGAGCGGGCATTACACCGAACATGGTCCTCTCACCGAGGAGCGCTTCCTTGAGATCGTCAAAGAGAATATCTTCGGCCTCGATGTCGATAAAGCGAAAGCCGACGTTGTGAAGTTCCTTTCCGATGTCTCTTCAATCGAGGTATGGTCCCGCGATTTCTTCCTGAACGTCGCCGGAAGGGTTAAGTTTTCCAAGCGAAGCTGA
- a CDS encoding alpha/beta hydrolase produces MTSVLTGTLILFCALLVWVRWQERANLFFPSADLYLTPADLGLTFKDVRFGSAGNTLHGWYIPGEGEQVVLWLHGNAGNVSDRADMAVAMNGALGVSSFLFDYRGYGRSSGRPTEKGLYEDAAAAFRWLAETKGIAPGDIFLYGHSLGSVAAVDLALGAGKGAGGLVLESPFTGARDIARMIYAGLPVDLFMSLKLDNVGRVGKVAMPVLVIHGEADGTIPFEMGRKVFEAAAEPKRFLGIPGADHSDCYIVGGENYWSEWKKLLDQSQR; encoded by the coding sequence ATGACAAGTGTTCTCACAGGCACCCTGATCCTGTTTTGCGCTCTCCTTGTATGGGTGCGGTGGCAGGAGAGGGCCAACCTGTTTTTCCCGTCGGCGGATCTTTACCTTACACCGGCTGACCTCGGTCTCACCTTCAAAGATGTCCGTTTCGGTTCGGCCGGGAACACGCTCCACGGATGGTACATCCCGGGGGAAGGGGAGCAGGTGGTCTTGTGGCTTCACGGCAACGCCGGCAACGTTTCCGACAGGGCCGATATGGCTGTGGCAATGAACGGCGCCCTCGGGGTGTCGAGCTTCCTCTTCGACTACAGGGGGTATGGGCGAAGCTCCGGGCGGCCCACGGAGAAGGGGCTTTACGAGGACGCTGCCGCCGCCTTCCGATGGCTGGCGGAGACGAAGGGGATCGCTCCGGGAGATATCTTTCTTTATGGTCACTCCCTGGGCAGCGTGGCGGCCGTGGACCTGGCCCTTGGCGCCGGGAAGGGTGCGGGCGGCCTCGTCCTGGAATCCCCCTTCACCGGCGCCCGCGACATAGCCCGCATGATCTATGCCGGCCTGCCGGTGGACCTTTTCATGTCCCTGAAGCTGGATAACGTGGGCCGGGTCGGGAAGGTGGCCATGCCCGTGCTGGTCATCCACGGCGAGGCGGACGGGACCATTCCCTTCGAGATGGGCCGGAAGGTCTTCGAGGCGGCCGCGGAACCGAAACGGTTCCTGGGCATCCCCGGAGCGGATCACAGCGATTGTTATATCGTGGGAGGGGAGAACTACTGGTCCGAATGGAAGAAACTTCTGGACCAGAGTCAACGTTGA